The proteins below come from a single Burkholderia sp. FERM BP-3421 genomic window:
- the rfaE1 gene encoding D-glycero-beta-D-manno-heptose-7-phosphate kinase, which produces MSNLNSSAETSGAPAPAVSRDQLAHSRVLIVGDVMLDRYWFGNVNRISPEAPVPVVHVQRHEERLGGAANVARNAVTLGGRAGLLCVIGSDEPGDRIVELLGESGVTAYFDRDRALPTTIKLRVLAQQQQLLRVDFEASPTHEVLLASLARFDALLPSYDVVLMSDYAKGGLTHVTTMIDRARAAGKPVLVDPKGADWARYRGASLITPNRAELREVVGQWVSEDDLRARVAQLRASLALDALLLTRSEEGMTLFTDAGELNAPAQAREVFDVSGAGDTVIATVATMLGAGLSLADAVVLANRAAGIVVGKLGTATVEYDELF; this is translated from the coding sequence ATGTCGAACCTCAACTCGTCCGCTGAGACAAGCGGCGCACCCGCGCCCGCCGTATCCCGCGATCAACTCGCGCACTCGCGCGTGCTGATCGTCGGCGACGTGATGCTGGATCGCTACTGGTTCGGCAACGTGAACCGCATCTCGCCCGAAGCGCCGGTGCCGGTCGTGCACGTGCAGCGCCACGAGGAGCGGCTCGGCGGGGCGGCCAACGTCGCGCGCAATGCGGTGACGCTGGGCGGCCGGGCCGGCCTGCTGTGCGTGATCGGCAGCGACGAGCCGGGCGACCGGATCGTCGAGCTGCTCGGCGAGAGCGGCGTGACGGCGTATTTCGATCGCGACCGCGCGTTGCCGACCACGATCAAGCTGCGCGTGCTCGCGCAGCAGCAGCAGTTGCTGCGCGTGGACTTCGAGGCGTCGCCGACGCACGAAGTGCTGCTCGCGAGCCTCGCGCGTTTCGATGCGCTGCTGCCGTCGTACGACGTGGTCCTGATGTCGGATTACGCCAAGGGCGGCCTCACGCATGTGACGACGATGATCGACCGCGCGCGCGCGGCGGGCAAGCCGGTGCTGGTCGATCCGAAGGGCGCGGACTGGGCGCGCTATCGCGGCGCGTCGCTGATCACGCCGAATCGCGCGGAGCTGCGCGAGGTGGTCGGGCAATGGGTGTCGGAAGACGACCTGCGCGCGCGCGTGGCGCAGCTGCGCGCGTCGCTCGCGCTCGACGCGCTGCTGCTGACGCGCTCGGAAGAGGGGATGACGCTGTTTACCGACGCGGGCGAGCTGAACGCGCCGGCGCAGGCGCGCGAAGTGTTCGATGTGTCGGGCGCGGGCGACACCGTGATCGCCACGGTCGCCACGATGCTGGGCGCGGGCCTGTCGCTTGCGGACGCGGTGGTGCTGGCGAATCGCGCGGCGGGGATCGTGGTCGGCAAGCTCGGCACCGCGACCGTCGAATACGACGAATTGTTTTGA
- the rfaD gene encoding ADP-glyceromanno-heptose 6-epimerase: protein MTLIVTGAAGFIGANLVKALNERGETRIIAVDNLTRADKFKNLVDCEIDDYLDKTEFIERFARGDFGKVRAVFHEGACSDTMETDGRYMMDNNFRYSRAVLDTCLANGTQFLYASSGATYGGSTRFVEEREVEAPLNVYGYSKFLFDQVIRRVLPTAKSQIAGFRYFNVYGPRETHKGRMASVAFHNFNQFRAEGKVKLFGEYNGYAPGEQTRDFVSIEDVVKVKLFFFDHPEKSGIFNLGTGRAQPFNDVATSVVNTLRVLDGKTPLTLAEQVEQGLIEYIPFPDALRGKYQCYTQADQTKLRAAGYDAAFLTVQEGVDRYVRWLSGQV, encoded by the coding sequence ATGACCCTGATCGTCACCGGCGCGGCCGGTTTCATCGGCGCGAATCTCGTGAAGGCGCTGAACGAGCGCGGCGAAACGCGCATCATCGCCGTCGACAACCTGACTCGCGCCGACAAGTTCAAGAATCTCGTCGATTGCGAGATCGACGATTACCTCGACAAGACCGAATTCATCGAGCGTTTCGCGCGCGGCGATTTCGGCAAGGTGCGCGCCGTGTTCCATGAGGGCGCCTGTTCGGACACGATGGAAACCGACGGCCGCTACATGATGGACAACAACTTCCGTTACAGCCGCGCGGTGCTCGACACCTGCCTCGCGAACGGAACGCAGTTCCTGTATGCGTCGTCGGGCGCGACCTACGGCGGCTCGACGCGCTTCGTCGAGGAGCGCGAGGTCGAGGCGCCGCTCAACGTGTACGGCTATTCGAAGTTCCTGTTCGACCAGGTGATCCGCCGCGTGCTGCCGACCGCCAAGAGCCAGATCGCGGGCTTCCGCTACTTCAACGTGTACGGGCCGCGCGAGACGCACAAGGGCCGGATGGCGTCGGTCGCGTTCCACAACTTCAACCAGTTCCGCGCGGAAGGCAAGGTCAAGCTGTTCGGCGAGTACAACGGCTACGCGCCGGGCGAGCAGACCCGCGATTTCGTGTCGATCGAGGACGTCGTGAAGGTGAAACTGTTCTTCTTCGATCATCCGGAGAAGTCGGGCATCTTCAACCTCGGCACGGGCCGCGCGCAGCCGTTCAACGATGTCGCGACGAGCGTCGTCAACACGCTGCGCGTGCTCGACGGCAAGACGCCGCTCACGCTCGCCGAGCAGGTCGAGCAGGGGCTCATCGAATACATCCCGTTCCCCGACGCGCTGCGCGGCAAGTATCAGTGCTACACGCAGGCCGACCAGACGAAGCTGCGCGCGGCCGGCTACGACGCCGCGTTCCTGACGGTGCAGGAAGGCGTCGACCGTTACGTGCGTTGGCTGTCCGGCCAGGTGTAA
- a CDS encoding ComEA family DNA-binding protein — protein sequence MFKKILGAAVGLAVAAHAWAAVDVNTASDDALRGIRGVGPAKARAIIDERTAHGPFKDGADLARRVKGMGGSTVERLQAEGLTIGAAKPAAAAPPSKAAGAPARK from the coding sequence ATGTTCAAGAAGATCCTTGGCGCGGCCGTCGGGTTGGCCGTGGCCGCGCATGCGTGGGCGGCCGTCGATGTGAACACCGCGAGCGATGACGCGCTGCGCGGCATCCGGGGCGTGGGTCCGGCAAAGGCGCGCGCGATCATCGACGAACGGACCGCGCATGGCCCGTTCAAGGACGGGGCGGATCTGGCCCGGCGCGTAAAGGGCATGGGCGGCTCGACGGTCGAACGCCTGCAGGCCGAGGGCCTCACGATCGGCGCGGCGAAGCCTGCCGCCGCCGCGCCGCCGTCGAAAGCGGCCGGCGCACCCGCGCGAAAATAG
- the cysM gene encoding cysteine synthase CysM, with the protein MAYKTIEDTIGNTPLVQLVRIPDDEIRARNNVVLAKLEGNNPAGSVKDRPALSMIRQAEARGRIKPGDTLIEATSGNTGIALAMAAAIRGYKMLLIMPEDLSVERRQSMAAYGAEILLTPVKGGMELARDLAEQMQREGKGVILDQFANPDNPLAHYAGTGPEIWRDTEGRVTHFVSAMGTTGTIMGTSQYLKEQNPQIEIVGAQPEEGSRIPGIRKWPEAYLPKIFDRSRIDRVENVSQAASEAMARKLASVEGLFCGISSGGACEVALRVARQVENATIVFIVCDRGDRYLSTGVFPA; encoded by the coding sequence ATGGCTTACAAAACTATCGAAGACACGATCGGCAACACGCCGCTCGTACAACTGGTCCGGATCCCGGACGACGAGATCCGCGCGCGCAACAACGTGGTCCTCGCGAAGCTGGAAGGCAACAATCCGGCCGGTTCGGTGAAGGATCGGCCCGCGCTGTCGATGATCCGCCAGGCCGAGGCGCGCGGCCGGATCAAGCCGGGCGACACGCTGATCGAGGCGACGAGCGGCAACACCGGCATCGCGCTCGCGATGGCGGCCGCGATCCGCGGCTACAAGATGCTGCTGATCATGCCGGAGGACCTGTCGGTCGAGCGCCGTCAGAGCATGGCGGCCTATGGCGCGGAGATCCTGCTGACGCCGGTGAAGGGCGGGATGGAGCTGGCCCGCGATCTCGCCGAGCAGATGCAGCGCGAAGGCAAGGGCGTGATTCTCGACCAGTTCGCGAATCCGGACAATCCGCTCGCGCACTACGCCGGCACGGGTCCCGAGATCTGGCGCGACACCGAGGGCCGCGTCACGCACTTCGTGTCCGCGATGGGCACGACGGGCACGATCATGGGCACCTCGCAGTATCTGAAGGAACAGAACCCGCAGATCGAGATCGTCGGCGCGCAGCCCGAGGAGGGTTCGCGCATCCCCGGCATTCGCAAGTGGCCCGAAGCCTATCTGCCGAAGATCTTCGATCGCAGCCGGATCGATCGCGTCGAGAACGTGAGCCAGGCGGCGTCCGAAGCGATGGCGCGCAAGCTCGCGTCGGTCGAGGGGCTGTTCTGCGGGATCTCGTCGGGCGGCGCGTGCGAAGTGGCGCTGCGCGTCGCGCGCCAGGTCGAGAATGCAACGATCGTGTTCATTGTGTGCGACCGGGGCGATCGCTATCTGTCGACAGGGGTGTTTCCCGCCTGA
- the mltB gene encoding lytic murein transglycosylase B, which produces MTFKPPAASVSSAVLRRLPFAVLSLAAALGVSAACAQTQPAAPLTVAQAQPQQAQPAQAAPQGQTFEEEIVPQRYANNPTIDAFISDVSARDNFDPAALRALFARTSYSATAVKLVTPAPSPSVKNWRVYQSRFLDTVRINAGVKFWRANQATLQRASAEFGVPPEVIVGIIGVETIYGRYMGNFRTLDALTTLAFDYPNTPNRDARQATFRKNLEDFLLWTRDSQIEPTSVLGSYTGAVGIPQFLPSSIRDYAVDYDGNGHIDLRASVADAIGSVANYLKQHGWETDRPVIWNISPDTGSQGVAQAAADGQPEPHWALSQLLRAGLVLDEPSLNVAAEAGTPVTVVDLPTPGRATEYKLGLKNFYVLTRYNRSFFYALAVYQLGERVKEQMAAGGALTPAPAPVAQPDPQ; this is translated from the coding sequence ATGACTTTCAAACCGCCTGCCGCATCCGTCTCATCCGCTGTCCTTCGCCGTCTTCCGTTCGCCGTCCTGTCGCTTGCCGCCGCGCTCGGCGTGTCCGCCGCCTGCGCGCAGACGCAGCCGGCCGCGCCGCTGACCGTCGCGCAGGCGCAGCCGCAACAGGCTCAACCCGCGCAGGCCGCGCCGCAAGGGCAAACCTTCGAGGAAGAGATCGTTCCGCAGCGCTACGCGAACAACCCGACGATCGACGCCTTCATCAGCGACGTCAGCGCGCGCGACAACTTCGATCCCGCCGCGCTGCGCGCGCTGTTCGCGCGCACCAGCTACTCGGCGACCGCCGTGAAGCTCGTCACGCCGGCCCCGTCGCCGTCGGTGAAGAACTGGCGCGTCTACCAGTCGCGCTTTCTCGACACCGTGCGGATCAACGCGGGCGTGAAATTCTGGCGTGCGAATCAGGCCACGCTGCAGCGCGCATCCGCCGAGTTCGGCGTGCCGCCCGAGGTGATCGTCGGAATCATCGGCGTCGAGACGATCTACGGCCGCTACATGGGTAACTTCCGCACGCTCGATGCGCTCACCACGCTGGCCTTCGATTATCCGAACACGCCGAATCGCGACGCGCGCCAGGCCACCTTCCGCAAGAACCTCGAAGACTTCCTGCTGTGGACGCGCGACAGTCAGATCGAACCGACGAGCGTGCTCGGCTCGTATACGGGCGCCGTCGGCATCCCGCAATTCCTGCCGAGCAGCATCCGCGACTACGCCGTCGACTACGACGGCAACGGCCATATCGATCTGCGCGCGAGCGTGGCCGATGCGATCGGCAGCGTCGCGAACTACCTGAAGCAGCATGGCTGGGAAACCGATCGCCCGGTGATCTGGAACATCTCGCCCGACACCGGCAGCCAGGGCGTGGCGCAAGCCGCCGCCGACGGCCAGCCCGAGCCGCACTGGGCGCTGTCACAGCTGCTGCGCGCGGGGCTCGTGCTCGACGAGCCGTCGCTGAACGTCGCGGCCGAGGCGGGAACGCCGGTCACGGTCGTCGACCTGCCGACGCCGGGCCGCGCGACCGAATACAAGCTCGGCCTGAAGAACTTCTACGTGCTGACCCGCTACAACCGCAGCTTCTTCTACGCGCTCGCGGTGTACCAGCTCGGCGAGCGCGTCAAGGAGCAGATGGCGGCCGGCGGCGCGCTGACGCCCGCCCCCGCGCCGGTTGCGCAGCCCGACCCGCAGTAA
- a CDS encoding histone deacetylase family protein, with product MATAFYTHPDCLLHEMGDWHPECPARLSAIRDQLIAGRIDDLIVHETAPFASEAALARVHTQAHIDYIKRSAPASGYAELDPDTLMNPHTWRAALRAAGAAVEATDAVLGGRYDNAFCSVRPPGHHAEPARAMGFCFFNNVAIAARHALEAHGLERVAIIDFDVHHGNGTEAAFANDERVLMCSFFQHPLYPFSGVEHQAPNMVNLPMPARTGGMAVREAVDMMWLPRLDAFRPQMLFVSAGFDAHREDEIGNMGLVEADYEWLTEQICAVARRHAQGRIVSCLEGGYNLSALGRSVVAHLRVLAGL from the coding sequence ATGGCAACCGCCTTTTACACCCACCCCGACTGCCTGCTGCATGAGATGGGCGACTGGCATCCGGAATGTCCGGCGCGGCTGTCGGCGATCCGGGATCAGCTGATCGCGGGCCGGATCGACGACCTGATCGTGCACGAGACGGCGCCGTTCGCGAGCGAGGCCGCGCTTGCGCGGGTCCACACGCAGGCGCACATCGACTACATCAAGCGCAGCGCGCCCGCATCGGGCTACGCGGAACTCGATCCGGACACGCTGATGAATCCGCATACGTGGCGCGCGGCGCTGCGCGCCGCGGGCGCCGCGGTCGAGGCGACCGATGCGGTGCTCGGCGGCCGCTACGACAACGCGTTCTGCAGCGTGCGTCCGCCCGGCCATCATGCGGAGCCCGCGCGCGCGATGGGCTTCTGCTTCTTCAACAACGTGGCGATCGCCGCGCGGCACGCGCTCGAGGCGCACGGGCTCGAACGCGTCGCGATCATCGATTTCGACGTGCACCACGGCAACGGCACCGAGGCCGCGTTTGCGAACGACGAGCGGGTGCTGATGTGCAGCTTCTTCCAGCATCCGCTGTATCCGTTCTCGGGCGTCGAGCATCAGGCGCCGAACATGGTGAACCTGCCGATGCCCGCGCGCACGGGCGGGATGGCGGTGCGCGAGGCGGTCGACATGATGTGGCTGCCGCGTCTCGACGCGTTCCGGCCGCAGATGCTGTTCGTGTCGGCGGGCTTCGACGCGCACCGCGAGGACGAGATCGGCAACATGGGGCTCGTCGAGGCCGACTACGAATGGCTGACCGAACAGATCTGCGCCGTCGCGCGGCGTCACGCGCAAGGGCGCATCGTGAGCTGCCTCGAAGGCGGCTACAACCTCTCCGCGCTCGGCCGCAGCGTGGTGGCGCACCTGCGCGTGCTGGCCGGGCTGTGA
- a CDS encoding lysophospholipase, whose amino-acid sequence MRTADGLELTSSRWPVAAPARPRATIALVHGLAEHAGRYQALAERLNAAGIELVSTDLRGHGRSPGRRAWIDHFDQYLLDADALVARAARDNTPLFLMGHSMGGAIAALYAIERAAGGPPLAGLILSSPALAPGRDVPRWMLALSRIVSRLWPGFPALKIDAALLSRDPAVVGANRADPLVHHDAVPARTGAEILSAMERIERGRGALRLPVLVYHGTADKLTEPDGSRVFGTQVGSPDRTLTLYEGGYHETMADLERERVIGALLDWIAART is encoded by the coding sequence CTGCGCACCGCGGACGGCCTGGAGCTGACGTCGTCGCGCTGGCCGGTCGCGGCGCCCGCCCGGCCGCGTGCGACGATCGCGCTCGTGCACGGCCTCGCCGAGCACGCCGGCCGCTATCAGGCGCTCGCGGAGCGATTGAACGCGGCCGGGATCGAGCTGGTGTCGACGGACCTGCGCGGCCACGGCCGCTCGCCGGGCCGGCGCGCGTGGATCGACCATTTCGACCAATACCTGCTCGATGCCGACGCGCTCGTCGCGCGCGCCGCGCGCGACAACACGCCGTTGTTCCTGATGGGGCACAGCATGGGCGGCGCGATCGCCGCGCTGTATGCGATCGAGCGGGCCGCCGGCGGCCCGCCGCTCGCCGGCCTGATCCTGTCGAGCCCCGCGCTCGCGCCGGGGCGCGACGTGCCGCGCTGGATGCTCGCGCTGAGCCGCATCGTGAGCCGTCTATGGCCGGGCTTTCCCGCGCTGAAGATCGATGCCGCGCTGCTGTCGCGCGATCCGGCCGTGGTCGGCGCGAACCGCGCGGATCCGCTCGTGCATCACGACGCGGTGCCGGCGCGCACGGGCGCGGAGATTCTCTCGGCCATGGAGCGCATCGAACGCGGACGCGGCGCGCTGCGCCTGCCGGTGCTCGTCTATCACGGCACCGCGGACAAGCTCACCGAACCCGACGGCAGCCGTGTGTTCGGCACCCAGGTGGGCTCGCCCGACCGCACGCTGACGCTCTACGAGGGCGGCTATCACGAGACCATGGCCGACCTCGAACGCGAACGCGTGATCGGCGCGCTGCTCGACTGGATCGCGGCGCGCACGTGA
- a CDS encoding methionine ABC transporter ATP-binding protein — protein MIEIRNLSQRFAGPQGWIEALHNVNLTIPQGEVFGIIGRSGAGKSTLVRTLNLLTRPSEGNVVVDGRDLTQLSASALRAARRDIGMIFQHFNLLSSRTVFDNVALPLELAGVKRAEIEATVLPLLELVGLSAQKDRYPAQISGGQKQRVGIARALASKPKVLLSDEATSALDPETTRAILELLQRINRELGLTIVLITHQMEVIKQVCDRVAVLDAGRVVETGRVLDVFLQPHHEVTRALIGDVIAQELPPALKARVAERMKTGAGHLLRLAFIGSGVDQPILSETIRRYELDFNILHGQIDEIQGQAFGSLAVLAGGEPGKVGQALAYLREQGVVVEELSYVE, from the coding sequence ATGATCGAAATTCGCAATCTTTCACAGCGGTTCGCCGGCCCGCAAGGCTGGATCGAAGCGCTGCACAACGTCAACCTGACGATCCCGCAAGGCGAGGTGTTCGGCATCATTGGCCGCAGCGGCGCGGGCAAGAGTACGCTCGTGCGCACCCTCAATCTGCTGACCCGGCCGTCGGAGGGCAACGTGGTGGTCGACGGCCGCGACCTGACGCAGCTGTCCGCGAGCGCGCTGCGCGCCGCGCGCCGCGACATCGGCATGATCTTCCAGCACTTCAACCTGCTGTCGTCGCGCACCGTGTTCGACAACGTCGCGCTGCCGCTCGAGCTGGCCGGCGTGAAGCGCGCGGAGATCGAGGCGACGGTGCTGCCGCTGCTCGAACTCGTGGGGCTGTCCGCGCAGAAGGACCGCTATCCGGCCCAGATCAGCGGCGGCCAGAAGCAGCGCGTCGGCATCGCGCGCGCGCTCGCGAGCAAGCCGAAAGTGCTGCTGTCGGACGAGGCGACTTCCGCGCTCGATCCGGAAACCACGCGCGCGATCCTCGAACTGCTCCAGCGGATCAATCGCGAGCTGGGGCTGACGATCGTCCTCATCACGCACCAGATGGAAGTGATCAAGCAGGTCTGCGACCGCGTCGCGGTGCTCGATGCCGGCCGCGTGGTCGAGACGGGCCGCGTGCTCGACGTGTTCCTGCAGCCGCATCACGAAGTGACGCGCGCGCTGATCGGCGACGTGATCGCGCAGGAACTGCCACCGGCGCTCAAGGCGCGCGTCGCCGAGCGCATGAAGACGGGCGCCGGTCATCTGCTGCGCCTGGCGTTCATCGGCTCGGGCGTCGACCAGCCGATCCTGTCGGAGACGATCCGCCGCTACGAGCTGGACTTCAACATCCTGCACGGCCAGATCGACGAGATCCAGGGGCAGGCGTTCGGGTCGCTCGCGGTGCTCGCGGGCGGCGAGCCGGGCAAGGTGGGGCAGGCGCTCGCGTATCTGCGCGAGCAGGGCGTGGTGGTCGAGGAGCTTTCGTATGTTGAGTGA
- a CDS encoding methionine ABC transporter permease has protein sequence MLSEMFDMFVQSFWETLIMVGISGAVGALVGLPLGVLLYLTDRQGVLQNLAVNRVLGGLVNAVRSTPFIILLVAVIPFTRLVTGSSIGTAAAVVPLTLAAAPFVARLVETALREVDRGLIEAAQSMGATTGQIVFKVLLPESLPGIVAGLTITFVSLVGYSAMAGAIGGGGLGDLGIRYGYQRYLPEVMWTVVAILIVFVQIVQSFGDWLVRRLSHR, from the coding sequence ATGTTGAGTGAAATGTTCGATATGTTCGTGCAGTCGTTCTGGGAGACGCTGATCATGGTCGGCATCTCCGGGGCGGTGGGCGCGCTCGTCGGCCTGCCGCTCGGCGTGCTGCTGTACCTGACCGATCGCCAGGGCGTGCTGCAGAACCTCGCGGTCAATCGCGTGCTGGGCGGCCTCGTCAATGCGGTGCGCTCGACGCCGTTCATCATCCTGCTGGTCGCGGTGATTCCGTTCACGCGGCTCGTCACCGGGTCGTCGATCGGCACGGCCGCGGCGGTCGTGCCGCTGACGCTCGCGGCGGCGCCGTTCGTCGCGCGTCTCGTCGAGACCGCGCTGCGCGAGGTCGATCGCGGCCTGATCGAGGCCGCGCAGTCGATGGGCGCGACCACCGGCCAGATCGTCTTCAAGGTGCTGCTGCCGGAATCGCTGCCCGGCATCGTCGCGGGACTGACCATCACGTTCGTGTCGCTCGTCGGCTATTCGGCGATGGCGGGCGCGATCGGCGGCGGCGGTCTCGGCGATCTCGGCATCCGTTACGGCTATCAGCGCTATCTGCCCGAAGTGATGTGGACGGTCGTCGCGATCCTGATCGTGTTCGTGCAGATCGTGCAGTCGTTCGGCGACTGGCTGGTGCGACGCCTCAGTCACCGTTGA
- a CDS encoding MetQ/NlpA family ABC transporter substrate-binding protein: protein MQRRFVLKLAAALGVVACFAGAVDAQTIRVGVTGGPHAQVMEVVKQVAAKQGLDIKVVEFSDYVQPNAALAAGDLDANSYQHAPYLDAQVKDRGYPLVKVAETVTFPMGLYSKRVKSLAELPPGARIAIPNDPTNGGRALLLLQKQGVLKLRADVGLKATRFDIVDNPRKLKIIELDAAQIPRSLGDVDAAAINTNYAMEAGLKPKQDAIAIEGPNGPYANIIAIRAADRGKPWVGKLVAAYHSPEVKHYIESRFGGAVIAAW from the coding sequence ATGCAACGACGCTTTGTCTTGAAATTGGCGGCCGCGCTCGGCGTCGTCGCGTGTTTCGCGGGCGCGGTCGACGCGCAGACCATCCGGGTCGGCGTGACGGGCGGCCCGCATGCGCAGGTGATGGAAGTGGTCAAGCAGGTGGCGGCGAAGCAGGGGCTCGACATCAAGGTCGTCGAGTTCTCCGACTACGTGCAGCCGAACGCCGCGCTTGCCGCGGGCGACCTCGATGCGAACAGCTACCAGCACGCGCCGTATCTCGATGCGCAGGTGAAGGATCGCGGCTATCCGCTCGTCAAGGTGGCGGAGACCGTGACGTTTCCGATGGGTCTTTATTCGAAGCGCGTGAAATCGCTGGCCGAGCTGCCGCCGGGCGCGCGCATCGCGATCCCGAACGATCCGACCAACGGCGGCCGCGCCCTGTTGCTGCTGCAGAAGCAGGGCGTGCTGAAGCTGCGCGCGGACGTTGGTCTGAAGGCGACCCGCTTCGACATCGTCGACAATCCGCGCAAACTCAAGATCATCGAGCTGGATGCGGCGCAGATTCCGCGTTCGCTCGGCGACGTCGACGCCGCCGCGATCAATACCAACTATGCGATGGAAGCCGGCCTGAAGCCGAAACAGGATGCGATCGCGATCGAGGGCCCGAACGGCCCGTACGCGAACATCATCGCGATCCGCGCGGCGGATCGCGGCAAGCCCTGGGTCGGGAAACTGGTGGCGGCCTACCATTCGCCGGAGGTGAAGCACTACATCGAGAGCCGCTTCGGCGGCGCGGTGATCGCGGCCTGGTAA
- a CDS encoding electron transfer flavoprotein subunit beta/FixA family protein has protein sequence MKILVPVKRVVDYNVKVRVKSDGTGVDIANVKMSMNPFDEIAVEEAVRLKEAGVATEVIAVSVGVSQAQETLRTALAIGADRAILVESADEVQPLGVAKILKALVDKEQPQLVILGKQAIDDDSNQTGQMLAALANLPQATFASKVTVADGKATVAREVDGGAETLSLTLPAVVTTDLRLNEPRYVTLPNIMKAKKKPLETVKPADLGVDVAPRLKTLKVVEPPKRAAGVKVADVKTLVEKLKTEAKVL, from the coding sequence ATGAAAATCCTGGTGCCAGTGAAGAGAGTGGTCGATTACAACGTGAAGGTCCGGGTGAAGTCGGACGGCACGGGCGTCGACATTGCGAACGTGAAGATGTCGATGAACCCGTTCGACGAGATCGCGGTTGAAGAAGCCGTGCGCCTGAAGGAAGCGGGCGTGGCGACGGAAGTGATCGCCGTGTCGGTGGGCGTGTCGCAGGCGCAGGAGACGCTGCGCACGGCGCTGGCGATCGGCGCGGACCGCGCGATCCTCGTGGAGTCGGCTGATGAAGTGCAGCCGCTCGGCGTGGCGAAGATCCTGAAGGCGCTGGTCGACAAGGAACAGCCGCAACTGGTGATCCTCGGCAAGCAGGCGATCGACGACGATTCGAACCAGACGGGCCAGATGCTGGCGGCGCTGGCGAACCTGCCGCAGGCGACCTTCGCCTCGAAGGTGACGGTGGCCGACGGTAAGGCGACGGTCGCGCGCGAAGTGGACGGCGGCGCGGAAACGCTGTCGCTGACGCTGCCGGCCGTGGTGACGACGGACCTGCGCCTGAACGAGCCGCGCTACGTGACGCTGCCGAACATCATGAAGGCGAAGAAGAAGCCGCTGGAAACGGTGAAGCCGGCGGACCTGGGCGTGGACGTCGCGCCGCGCCTGAAGACGCTGAAAGTGGTGGAGCCGCCGAAGCGCGCGGCCGGCGTGAAGGTGGCGGACGTGAAGACGCTGGTCGAGAAGCTGAAGACCGAAGCCAAGGTGCTGTAA
- a CDS encoding electron transfer flavoprotein subunit alpha/FixB family protein, translating to MTILVIAEHDNASIKAATLNTVAAAAKIGGDIHVLVAGHNAQGAADAAAKIAGVSKVLLADAPQLEAGLAENVEATVLNVAKDYSHILAPATAYGKNIAPRIAAKLDVAQISDITAVDSADTFERPIYAGNAIATVQSSDPIKVITVRATGFDPVAAEGGSASVEKIEAAADAGLAQFVSREVTKLDRPELTSANIIVSGGRGLGSGENYTKVLEPLADKLSAALGASRAAVDAGYVPNDYQVGQTGKIVAPQLYIAVGISGAIQHLAGMKDSKVIVAINKDPEAPIFSVADYGLVGDLFTLVPELVGELG from the coding sequence ATGACGATTCTGGTAATTGCGGAACACGACAACGCGTCGATCAAGGCGGCCACGTTGAACACGGTGGCGGCGGCGGCGAAGATCGGCGGCGACATTCACGTGCTGGTGGCGGGCCACAACGCGCAGGGCGCGGCGGACGCGGCAGCGAAGATCGCGGGCGTGAGCAAGGTGCTGCTGGCCGACGCGCCGCAGCTCGAAGCGGGCCTCGCGGAGAACGTCGAGGCGACGGTGCTGAATGTCGCGAAGGACTACTCGCATATCCTCGCGCCGGCGACGGCCTACGGCAAGAACATCGCGCCGCGGATCGCGGCGAAGCTCGATGTCGCGCAGATCTCGGACATCACCGCGGTGGATTCGGCGGACACGTTCGAGCGGCCGATCTACGCGGGCAATGCGATCGCGACGGTGCAGTCGAGCGACCCGATCAAGGTGATCACGGTGCGCGCGACGGGCTTCGACCCGGTGGCGGCGGAAGGCGGCAGCGCGTCGGTGGAGAAGATCGAGGCGGCGGCCGATGCGGGCCTCGCGCAGTTCGTGAGCCGTGAAGTGACCAAGCTGGACCGGCCGGAGCTGACGAGCGCGAACATCATCGTGTCGGGCGGCCGGGGCCTCGGCAGCGGCGAGAATTACACGAAGGTGCTGGAGCCGCTGGCGGACAAGCTGTCGGCCGCGCTGGGCGCCTCGCGCGCGGCGGTCGACGCGGGCTATGTGCCGAACGATTATCAGGTGGGCCAGACGGGCAAGATCGTCGCGCCGCAGCTGTACATCGCGGTCGGCATCTCGGGTGCGATCCAGCATCTGGCCGGCATGAAGGATTCGAAGGTGATCGTGGCGATCAACAAGGATCCGGAAGCGCCGATCTTCAGCGTGGCCGACTACGGCCTCGTGGGCGATCTGTTCACGCTGGTGCCGGAGTTGGTCGGCGAGCTGGGCTGA